A genomic segment from Clostridium perfringens encodes:
- a CDS encoding DUF5592 family protein, translating into MQYNIPKEISTEMKFTSKIYLFDFAMLLVALIFATIFSGLVYPSLRVLFYIFVAISTIFLVNKSIINPKKRNFQTVYLALVRDKKVYVAEKVE; encoded by the coding sequence ATGCAATATAATATTCCAAAAGAAATTTCTACAGAAATGAAGTTTACATCAAAGATTTATCTGTTTGATTTTGCAATGCTCTTAGTAGCATTAATTTTTGCTACTATATTTAGTGGATTGGTTTATCCTAGTTTAAGAGTTCTTTTTTATATATTTGTTGCGATATCAACTATATTTTTAGTTAATAAGAGTATTATAAACCCTAAAAAAAGGAATTTCCAAACAGTTTATCTTGCTTTGGTGAGAGATAAAAAAGTTTATGTAGCAGAAAAAGTTGAATAA
- a CDS encoding DNA topoisomerase — protein sequence MKKLVIAEKPSLAMNIVKALNSSESFERKDGYFESENYIISFAFGHLFKLYNIEEYTGEDKGAKWRNDILPFIPKEFKFSIKDDVGVKKQYKILEELIKSNRVDEIVACGDADREGEVIIRLIINNVFNNNSINKKVTRLWLPEQTTQSILYGLNNLKDIDTYNNLANEGFTRTFLDWLVGVNLTRYVTVKSKHLFPVGRVLVPIVQAIYERDKSIENFVPETYYQIESNEKTNDEIIKLVVKELAFTKSEFIKAKSFADELNTYEAIVISKDTKKVKKQPSKLFSLSKLQSLLSKKYKMTFKESLELIQKLYEKGFVTYPRTNTEYLAEAEKGKVKEIIDILCSEGYNLEFKDKKTIFDDSKIESHSAITPTVKIPKEDELKGKMLDVYNTIKNRFISNFLIEETLIDRTIIRIEVGDLEFSLKGDVIVQKGFLEYEPIKKDENTLPNLNVGDKINTNFKAIEKVTQAPGKMTTEMLSNYLKNPFKNYEIENEEEDYKAILDGLEIGTEATRTGIIENAKKYKYISENKSVLSIEPLGRKLIETLDKLNVNLSKEKTVEFSRILKKVYKNELNIDRAVDLISNELKSILEDSKNIEIEAIKEEKEVIGKCPRCGKNIYETSKSFSCEGYKDEPKCQFNIWKEDKFFKDKGKKVTKSIAKNLLAGKKVKMTGLKKKDGNGTYDAFVSLNDTGKYVNYKLDFSK from the coding sequence GTGAAAAAATTAGTAATAGCTGAAAAACCAAGTTTAGCAATGAATATAGTAAAAGCTTTAAATTCAAGCGAGAGTTTTGAGAGGAAAGATGGTTATTTTGAAAGTGAGAATTATATTATAAGTTTTGCTTTTGGTCATCTATTTAAGCTTTATAATATAGAAGAGTACACAGGTGAGGATAAGGGAGCAAAGTGGAGAAATGATATACTTCCTTTTATTCCTAAAGAGTTTAAATTTAGTATAAAAGATGATGTCGGAGTTAAAAAACAATATAAGATTTTAGAAGAATTAATAAAAAGTAATAGAGTAGATGAAATAGTGGCTTGTGGTGATGCAGATCGAGAAGGTGAGGTTATTATTAGGCTTATAATAAATAATGTTTTTAATAATAATAGTATAAATAAAAAAGTAACTAGATTATGGTTGCCAGAGCAAACAACACAATCTATATTATATGGATTAAATAACTTAAAAGATATAGACACTTATAATAATCTTGCAAATGAAGGATTTACAAGGACATTTTTAGACTGGCTTGTAGGAGTTAATCTTACAAGATATGTTACTGTAAAATCTAAGCATTTATTTCCTGTAGGAAGGGTATTAGTACCTATAGTACAAGCTATATATGAGAGAGATAAAAGCATAGAGAACTTTGTTCCTGAAACATATTATCAAATTGAAAGTAATGAGAAAACTAATGATGAAATAATTAAATTAGTAGTTAAAGAACTTGCTTTTACTAAAAGTGAATTTATTAAAGCTAAGAGCTTTGCAGATGAACTGAATACTTATGAAGCTATAGTTATAAGTAAAGATACTAAAAAAGTTAAGAAACAACCTAGTAAGTTATTTTCTTTAAGTAAACTTCAAAGTCTTTTAAGTAAAAAATATAAAATGACTTTTAAAGAAAGTTTAGAGTTAATTCAAAAACTATATGAAAAAGGGTTTGTAACATATCCTAGAACTAATACAGAATATCTAGCTGAAGCAGAAAAAGGTAAGGTAAAAGAAATAATAGATATTTTATGTTCAGAAGGGTATAATTTAGAGTTTAAAGATAAGAAAACCATATTTGATGATAGTAAGATAGAAAGTCATAGTGCCATTACCCCTACTGTAAAGATACCTAAAGAAGATGAATTAAAGGGTAAGATGTTAGATGTTTATAATACTATTAAAAATAGATTTATTTCAAATTTTTTAATAGAAGAAACATTGATTGATAGAACAATAATAAGAATAGAAGTTGGAGATTTAGAATTTTCATTAAAAGGAGATGTCATAGTTCAAAAAGGATTTTTAGAATATGAGCCTATTAAGAAAGATGAAAATACACTTCCTAATCTTAATGTCGGAGATAAGATAAATACTAATTTTAAAGCAATAGAAAAAGTGACACAAGCACCAGGTAAAATGACAACAGAAATGCTTAGTAATTACCTTAAAAATCCTTTTAAGAATTATGAGATAGAAAATGAAGAAGAAGACTATAAAGCTATTTTAGATGGATTAGAAATAGGTACAGAAGCAACTAGAACTGGAATTATTGAAAATGCTAAAAAGTATAAATATATATCTGAAAATAAATCAGTTCTATCTATAGAACCATTAGGAAGAAAATTAATAGAAACATTAGATAAATTGAATGTAAATTTATCTAAAGAAAAAACAGTAGAATTTTCACGAATACTTAAAAAGGTATATAAAAATGAATTAAATATAGATAGAGCAGTTGACTTAATTTCTAATGAATTAAAATCAATTTTAGAAGATAGTAAAAATATAGAGATTGAAGCAATAAAGGAAGAAAAAGAAGTTATAGGGAAATGTCCTCGTTGTGGCAAGAATATATATGAAACATCAAAATCATTTTCATGTGAAGGTTATAAAGATGAACCAAAGTGTCAGTTTAATATTTGGAAAGAAGATAAGTTTTTTAAGGATAAAGGGAAGAAGGTTACAAAGTCAATTGCTAAAAATCTTTTAGCTGGAAAGAAAGTGAAAATGACAGGTTTAAAAAAGAAAGATGGTAACGGTACTTATGATGCTTTTGTTAGTTTAAATGATACTGGGAAGTATGTTAACTATAAATTAGATTTTAGTAAGTAG
- a CDS encoding VirB4 family type IV secretion system protein, translated as MGIFKRDYNYNPYFFNKIQPVGGIKFNPRSIVKGDGYEACLRIYDFPTSVDEFWLGKLIDIKDVTVTIDVETEDRSKALQSLNSAISENVDRANSLKNNIDIIEANNATSILMGLVNDITSRDEVIKLVTIRYYLSAKTEIELEEKIKQVLTKLEGLGYRGAVFLNEQEYEWKSLFLSAGEQKYLRNKRSGHPVPSISLGAGYPFHYVELNDPTGMFMGTSITGGNVIFDLFTKNEQRKSYNALAIGVMGSGKSTLLKKLSNNNAIVNNTLRILDITGEFKDLVNELEGKIVALDGSNGMINPLQIFATMINENTNEVQVEQSYMQHMSKVSMIYNFLSPEATQEEIREFERLLHDFYIIYGIEREKATSYKAEEYPTLSEFLNYIKGVFYEDEEKASIRKNLSDFRKKRLESIMLTIDNAIRNYGKLFDGHSSIEDLTKEQIVSFEIRTLTGVDKRIFNAQIFNVLSMLWNNALTQGLPEKKAFDEGKKTVEESKKYLLLLDESHRIINSNNILAVDYLINFEREARKYFGGLIFATQSIRDVVPDVSNSEVFEKIRTLFELTQYKFIMQQDNNTKGLLSEIFSGQLTDTEINAIPNFSTGDCILVINGDKNIRFNIEISDREKYLFKGGA; from the coding sequence ATGGGTATATTTAAAAGGGATTATAATTATAATCCCTATTTTTTCAATAAAATTCAGCCAGTAGGTGGAATAAAGTTTAATCCTAGAAGTATTGTTAAGGGTGATGGCTATGAAGCGTGTTTAAGAATTTATGATTTCCCAACATCTGTTGATGAATTTTGGTTAGGTAAGTTGATCGATATAAAAGATGTAACAGTAACTATTGATGTTGAAACTGAAGATAGAAGTAAGGCTTTACAAAGTTTAAATAGTGCTATAAGCGAGAATGTAGATAGGGCTAATAGTTTGAAGAATAACATTGATATTATAGAAGCAAATAATGCAACAAGTATTCTAATGGGGTTAGTAAATGATATTACATCAAGGGATGAAGTAATAAAGTTAGTAACTATTAGATATTATTTATCTGCTAAAACTGAAATAGAGTTAGAAGAAAAAATTAAACAAGTATTAACTAAACTTGAAGGGTTAGGTTATAGGGGAGCAGTTTTTCTAAATGAACAAGAATATGAGTGGAAATCTTTATTTTTAAGTGCTGGTGAACAAAAATATTTAAGAAACAAAAGAAGTGGACATCCTGTGCCTAGTATAAGCTTAGGAGCTGGTTACCCATTTCACTACGTAGAACTAAATGATCCAACTGGAATGTTCATGGGAACAAGTATTACAGGAGGAAATGTTATCTTTGATTTGTTTACTAAGAATGAACAAAGAAAATCTTATAATGCGTTAGCAATAGGGGTTATGGGATCAGGTAAATCAACTTTATTAAAAAAATTAAGCAATAACAATGCAATAGTAAATAACACATTAAGAATACTAGATATAACAGGAGAGTTTAAAGACTTAGTTAATGAGCTAGAAGGAAAAATAGTAGCATTAGATGGTAGTAATGGAATGATAAATCCATTACAAATCTTTGCAACTATGATTAATGAAAATACAAATGAGGTACAAGTAGAACAAAGTTATATGCAACATATGTCTAAAGTTTCTATGATTTATAATTTTCTATCACCTGAAGCAACACAAGAAGAAATAAGAGAATTTGAAAGACTTCTACATGATTTTTATATTATATATGGAATAGAAAGAGAAAAAGCGACAAGTTATAAGGCTGAAGAATACCCAACATTAAGTGAGTTTCTTAATTATATTAAAGGTGTATTCTATGAAGATGAAGAAAAAGCAAGTATAAGAAAAAATCTAAGTGATTTTAGAAAGAAAAGATTAGAAAGTATAATGTTAACAATTGACAATGCTATCAGAAATTATGGTAAACTATTTGATGGACATTCTTCTATTGAAGACTTAACAAAAGAGCAAATAGTAAGTTTTGAGATTAGAACATTAACTGGAGTTGATAAAAGAATATTTAATGCTCAGATATTTAATGTATTAAGTATGCTTTGGAATAATGCTTTAACTCAAGGATTACCAGAAAAGAAAGCATTTGATGAAGGAAAGAAAACAGTAGAAGAATCCAAGAAGTATTTACTATTATTAGATGAATCACATAGAATTATAAATAGCAATAACATACTAGCAGTTGATTATTTAATTAACTTTGAAAGAGAAGCTAGAAAGTATTTTGGTGGTTTAATATTTGCTACACAAAGCATAAGAGATGTTGTTCCGGATGTTTCAAATTCAGAAGTTTTTGAAAAAATAAGAACACTTTTTGAGTTAACACAATATAAATTTATAATGCAACAAGATAATAATACAAAAGGATTATTGTCAGAAATTTTTAGTGGTCAATTAACAGATACTGAAATAAATGCGATACCTAATTTTTCTACAGGAGATTGTATTTTAGTAATAAATGGGGATAAAAATATCAGATTTAATATAGAGATTTCTGATAGAGAGAAATACTTATTTAAGGGAGGAGCTTAA